A portion of the Sulfuriferula sp. AH1 genome contains these proteins:
- a CDS encoding FmdB family zinc ribbon protein, with amino-acid sequence MPIYDYQCLQCGAFTALRKMSESDMSVACPGCGNACERMITAPQLAILGKAQRSAYECNEKSAHEPKVGRRSSCGCSGAHTCSNSGSKVSKSAEKVAAKTGGFEMQTRKTARPWMLGH; translated from the coding sequence GTGCCTATATATGATTATCAATGTTTGCAGTGCGGTGCATTTACTGCATTGCGAAAAATGAGCGAGTCGGATATGTCGGTAGCCTGTCCGGGTTGCGGCAATGCGTGCGAACGCATGATTACCGCGCCTCAATTGGCGATTTTAGGCAAAGCCCAGCGCAGCGCCTATGAATGCAATGAAAAATCTGCGCATGAGCCCAAAGTCGGGCGCCGTAGCAGCTGCGGATGCAGCGGGGCGCATACCTGTTCGAATTCCGGTAGCAAGGTATCAAAATCTGCGGAAAAGGTGGCGGCAAAAACCGGCGGCTTTGAAATGCAAACCAGAAAAACCGCACGGCCCTGGATGTTGGGGCATTAA
- the urtB gene encoding urea ABC transporter permease subunit UrtB — translation MFGYSMADIGNIVVMQGFSGLSMFSVLLLMALGLAIIFGQMGVINMAHGEFMTIGAYTTVFLSKLAVKYGIVNYYFVFAIIAAFIIAFAVGYLVEFVLIRHLYKRPLDTLLATWGLSLVMQQIFRSMFGAKEVSAELPQWLLGAFQPTPDIEIPINGVFVMGLAAVVTLGVFLFMFRSRWGLNVRATVQNRIMAGAVGINTKKVDRVTFALGCGIAGVAGAAFTTIASTGPTSGSLYIVDSFMVVVFGGAGSLVGTIASAFGIAQAQSVLQFFMSSSMGKVSTLLVIVMILMMRPEGLFAAKVRK, via the coding sequence ATGTTTGGATATTCGATGGCGGATATAGGGAACATCGTGGTCATGCAGGGCTTTTCCGGCCTGAGCATGTTTAGTGTATTGCTGCTGATGGCGCTGGGACTGGCAATCATTTTCGGTCAGATGGGCGTAATCAATATGGCTCACGGCGAATTCATGACCATAGGCGCCTATACCACGGTGTTTTTGTCCAAGCTGGCAGTGAAATACGGCATCGTGAATTATTACTTTGTATTTGCCATTATTGCGGCCTTCATCATCGCTTTCGCTGTCGGCTATCTGGTGGAATTCGTGCTGATCCGGCATCTCTATAAGCGACCGCTGGATACGCTATTGGCGACCTGGGGTTTGAGTCTGGTGATGCAGCAGATATTCCGTTCCATGTTCGGCGCCAAGGAAGTCAGTGCGGAGTTGCCGCAATGGCTTTTGGGCGCATTTCAACCTACTCCCGATATCGAGATTCCAATTAACGGCGTGTTCGTCATGGGTCTGGCAGCCGTGGTGACGCTCGGCGTATTTCTATTCATGTTCCGTTCCCGCTGGGGGCTGAACGTAAGGGCAACCGTGCAGAATCGCATCATGGCCGGCGCGGTTGGCATCAATACCAAAAAAGTCGACCGCGTGACTTTCGCGCTGGGTTGCGGCATTGCCGGTGTGGCTGGCGCAGCATTCACCACGATCGCTTCTACCGGGCCTACCAGCGGATCGCTGTACATAGTCGACAGCTTCATGGTGGTGGTATTCGGCGGAGCCGGCAGTCTGGTGGGGACGATAGCGTCAGCGTTCGGCATCGCCCAGGCGCAGTCTGTTCTCCAGTTCTTCATGTCAAGCTCGATGGGCAAGGTTTCAACCCTGCTGGTCATTGTGATGATCCTGATGATGCGACCTGAAGGTCTGTTTGCAGCCAAAGTCCGCAAGTAA
- the urtC gene encoding urea ABC transporter permease subunit UrtC, producing MNAFANKLLGGKQGAIALAILAALILIVMPLGLDVFRIGLVGKYLTYAFVAVSLVLLWGYGGILSLGQGIFFGLGGYCMAMFLKLEASDPVSTKIQTTPGIPDFMDWNQITAIPLFWQPFHSFTLTVLAVLLVPTLFAFIIGFAMFKRRVGGVYFAIITQAIALILTILIVGQQGYTGGVNGITDLRTLMGWDIRTDHAKYVLYYVNAFLLLSVILVSRLILSSKFGMLLLAMRDKEERVRFSGYDVSNFKIFVFCVAAMISAIGGAMFTLQVGFMSPTFIGIVPSIEMVIFAAVGGRMSLIGVVYGTLLVNFGKSIFSEHYPELWLFFMGTLFIAVVMFFPNGLAGVFTDLVKKYKQRKIKPASTQIEAVTEHIESSAEAPVQSVSTPSVSTEPAGAKA from the coding sequence ATGAACGCATTTGCAAATAAACTGTTGGGCGGCAAGCAGGGCGCAATCGCCCTGGCCATACTGGCCGCTCTTATCCTGATCGTGATGCCGCTGGGACTGGATGTGTTTCGTATCGGTCTGGTCGGCAAATACCTGACTTACGCTTTTGTCGCAGTAAGCCTGGTGCTGTTATGGGGTTACGGTGGCATTTTGAGCCTGGGCCAAGGGATATTCTTCGGTCTGGGCGGCTATTGCATGGCCATGTTCCTCAAGCTCGAAGCGTCTGACCCTGTCAGCACCAAGATACAGACTACACCGGGGATTCCCGACTTCATGGACTGGAACCAGATTACGGCTATCCCCCTGTTCTGGCAGCCGTTCCATAGCTTCACCCTGACCGTGCTGGCGGTGCTGCTGGTGCCGACCCTGTTTGCCTTCATCATCGGTTTTGCGATGTTCAAGCGTCGTGTCGGCGGGGTGTACTTTGCCATCATCACCCAGGCTATTGCGCTGATTCTGACCATTCTGATTGTCGGCCAGCAAGGTTACACCGGCGGCGTTAACGGTATCACCGACCTCAGAACGCTGATGGGCTGGGATATTCGTACCGATCATGCCAAATACGTGCTGTATTACGTCAATGCGTTCCTGCTGCTGTCCGTCATCCTGGTGTCGCGTCTGATCCTGTCCAGCAAGTTCGGCATGCTATTGCTGGCGATGCGTGACAAGGAAGAGCGGGTACGTTTCTCCGGTTACGACGTGTCCAATTTCAAGATATTCGTGTTTTGTGTTGCGGCGATGATTTCAGCGATCGGCGGCGCAATGTTTACGCTGCAGGTAGGCTTCATGTCGCCGACCTTCATCGGCATCGTGCCTTCGATCGAAATGGTGATCTTTGCTGCTGTCGGTGGCCGCATGTCGCTGATCGGCGTGGTGTATGGCACGTTGCTGGTGAATTTCGGCAAGAGCATCTTCTCGGAACATTACCCTGAACTGTGGCTGTTCTTCATGGGCACGCTGTTCATCGCGGTTGTGATGTTCTTCCCCAATGGCTTGGCCGGTGTTTTCACTGATCTGGTGAAGAAATACAAACAACGCAAAATCAAGCCCGCGTCCACACAGATTGAAGCCGTGACTGAACACATCGAATCATCCGCAGAGGCTCCTGTTCAATCCGTATCGACGCCATCCGTTTCCACCGAGCCAGCAGGAGCAAAAGCATGA
- a CDS encoding SDR family NAD(P)-dependent oxidoreductase, translated as MPFLDFAGRTIVISGAASGIGLGIAEAFAAHGASLELIDRNPEALTAIARRLARRADITSHALNLTDAGQIHALADDLERRQISIHALINNAGIEYPTPLGDAAPDAEQRWQDLLHNNVSSMYLLTRALTPLIHESGSVINQSSIWGLSGVADFSAYVTSKHAVIGLTRSLAWELGRHKIRVNAVCPGWVATDAAMRSMRAMAETEGKSASQMIDEILAQQAIPELLNPVDIAGTFLFLASPHALAITGQTIVVSNGEVMH; from the coding sequence ATGCCCTTTCTTGATTTTGCAGGCCGCACTATCGTCATCAGCGGTGCCGCCAGCGGCATAGGGCTGGGTATTGCCGAGGCATTCGCCGCGCACGGCGCCAGTCTGGAGCTGATCGACCGCAATCCAGAAGCGCTGACAGCCATCGCTCGGCGGCTGGCGCGCAGGGCAGACATCACCTCGCACGCCCTGAATCTGACCGATGCCGGGCAGATCCATGCGCTGGCAGATGATCTGGAACGGCGGCAGATAAGCATCCATGCATTGATCAACAATGCCGGCATCGAATATCCGACGCCGCTTGGCGATGCTGCGCCCGATGCCGAACAGCGCTGGCAAGACCTGTTGCACAACAACGTCAGCAGCATGTACCTGCTGACCCGGGCACTAACGCCGCTGATTCATGAATCCGGCAGCGTCATCAATCAGTCTTCGATCTGGGGGCTGAGCGGCGTGGCGGACTTTTCCGCCTATGTCACCAGCAAACATGCGGTTATCGGCCTCACCCGCTCGCTGGCATGGGAATTGGGTAGACATAAAATCAGAGTGAATGCAGTGTGTCCGGGCTGGGTTGCCACTGATGCCGCCATGCGCTCCATGCGTGCCATGGCGGAAACCGAAGGCAAGTCAGCGTCGCAAATGATAGACGAAATCCTGGCGCAGCAAGCCATACCCGAACTGCTCAATCCGGTCGATATCGCCGGCACTTTCCTGTTCCTCGCCTCCCCCCATGCACTCGCGATTACCGGACAGACCATCGTCGTCAGCAATGGAGAAGTCATGCATTGA
- the urtE gene encoding urea ABC transporter ATP-binding subunit UrtE has product MFEIADLQVSYGQSQVIHGLSFKAEKNETLAIMGRNGMGKTTLFKSLMGILPSKCAKATVDGEDLSGNESYQRVAKGLAYVPQGRMIFSNMTVQENIETGLGKSKSRHIPDDIFALFPVLYDMRNRKGGNLSGGQQQQLAIARALVTNPKVLLLDEPTEGIQPSIIKDIAKVLNEIRKMREITIIVSEQVLSFTMEIADRIIVIDKGRFIHEDKRGDVDAAKIKGYLSV; this is encoded by the coding sequence ATGTTTGAAATTGCAGACTTGCAGGTGAGCTACGGGCAAAGCCAGGTTATCCACGGGTTGAGCTTTAAAGCGGAAAAGAATGAGACGCTGGCCATTATGGGGCGTAACGGCATGGGTAAGACCACCCTGTTCAAATCCCTGATGGGGATATTGCCTAGCAAATGCGCCAAGGCTACGGTCGATGGTGAGGATCTTAGCGGTAACGAGAGTTATCAGCGCGTTGCCAAGGGGCTGGCGTATGTACCGCAGGGTCGCATGATCTTTTCCAATATGACCGTGCAGGAAAACATCGAAACCGGATTGGGAAAATCGAAATCCAGACACATTCCCGACGACATCTTCGCGCTGTTTCCGGTGCTGTACGACATGCGCAACCGCAAGGGCGGCAATCTGTCCGGCGGTCAGCAGCAGCAATTGGCCATTGCGCGTGCGCTGGTGACCAACCCGAAAGTGCTGCTGCTGGATGAGCCGACCGAAGGTATCCAGCCGTCCATCATCAAGGACATTGCCAAGGTACTGAATGAAATCCGCAAGATGCGCGAGATTACCATCATCGTTTCCGAGCAGGTGCTGAGCTTCACCATGGAAATCGCCGACCGTATCATCGTCATCGACAAGGGCAGATTCATTCATGAAGACAAGCGCGGCGATGTGGATGCGGCGAAGATCAAGGGTTATTTGTCAGTGTGA
- a CDS encoding fatty acid desaturase gives MLQQKFRYADGVLPNVIALSYTLGAYLGGVILLALAPLPGQIIGTLLVAHALILSGYFFHEFAHNSIFKDAADNGRWGTLMTWINGSCYATFNDLRRKHVRHHVDRADVITFDFKEFLLKSPAWFRRLVLALEWAYIPAVELIMHGYVILQPFIATEKKQNRGRVLAIIAVRTAVFAALGWLAPVGLLGYAVAYLIMLHVLRFADAYQHTYDAFAILQGGTIPEDKVRDHAYEQRNTYSNLVSVAHPLWNLLLLNFSYHNAHHERPIEPWYRLPQLHQKLFADAYPQVLPMSTLLAAHHRYRVKRILSDDYGDVPELPTGQLDPSAFYGAVGVSFLTAV, from the coding sequence ATGCTGCAACAAAAATTTCGCTACGCCGACGGTGTCTTGCCGAACGTAATAGCCTTATCCTATACATTAGGCGCTTATCTTGGCGGCGTCATTCTGCTCGCACTGGCACCTTTGCCGGGCCAGATCATCGGCACCCTGCTGGTTGCGCACGCCTTGATACTGTCCGGCTATTTCTTTCACGAGTTTGCTCATAACTCCATATTCAAGGACGCGGCTGACAATGGCCGCTGGGGCACCTTGATGACCTGGATTAACGGCTCCTGCTACGCTACGTTCAACGACCTGCGGCGCAAGCATGTGCGTCACCACGTCGATCGCGCCGACGTCATCACCTTCGACTTCAAGGAATTTCTGCTCAAGTCGCCTGCCTGGTTTCGCCGGCTGGTGCTCGCACTGGAATGGGCTTACATCCCCGCAGTGGAACTCATCATGCACGGCTACGTGATACTGCAGCCCTTCATCGCTACGGAGAAGAAACAAAACCGCGGCCGTGTTCTGGCCATTATCGCTGTGCGCACAGCAGTCTTTGCTGCGCTGGGCTGGCTTGCTCCTGTCGGATTGCTCGGTTACGCCGTCGCCTATTTGATCATGTTGCATGTACTGCGTTTTGCCGATGCGTATCAGCATACCTATGACGCCTTCGCCATCCTGCAGGGCGGAACTATTCCCGAAGACAAGGTGCGCGATCACGCTTACGAGCAGCGCAATACCTATTCCAATCTGGTTTCCGTGGCACATCCGCTGTGGAATCTGCTGCTGTTGAACTTCTCCTATCACAATGCCCATCACGAACGTCCGATAGAGCCCTGGTACCGGTTGCCGCAATTGCATCAAAAGCTGTTTGCAGACGCATACCCACAAGTGCTGCCGATGAGCACGCTACTGGCCGCCCATCATCGTTACCGGGTCAAACGCATTCTGTCCGACGACTACGGCGATGTGCCCGAATTGCCGACTGGCCAACTCGACCCGTCCGCATTCTACGGCGCTGTCGGTGTGTCATTCCTGACGGCGGTATGA
- the urtD gene encoding urea ABC transporter ATP-binding protein UrtD: MSNTDFVLAIEDLTVSFDGFKAVDALTLYIDKNELRVVIGPNGAGKTTVLDLICGKTKSTSGSIKFNNKELTKLSEHEIVRAGVGRKFQTPSIYENLSVYQNLEVSYPRGRNVWGSLTFKRTDEVVAQVHKIAREIMLEDSLEMEAALLSHGQKQWLEIGMLLMQEPELLMLDEPVAGMSAKERDQTADLLNRICQNRSVMVIEHDMEFVKKIAHKVTVLHQGKILAEGTMEHVQADERVIEVYLGH, encoded by the coding sequence ATGAGCAATACCGACTTTGTACTTGCCATTGAAGATTTGACGGTGTCTTTCGACGGCTTCAAGGCTGTCGATGCATTGACCTTGTACATAGACAAAAACGAGTTGCGGGTAGTGATCGGGCCGAACGGCGCGGGCAAAACCACGGTGCTCGACCTGATCTGCGGCAAGACCAAATCCACTTCGGGTTCGATCAAATTCAACAACAAGGAGCTGACCAAACTGTCCGAGCACGAGATCGTGCGTGCCGGCGTGGGGCGCAAATTTCAGACGCCATCGATTTATGAAAATCTCAGCGTATATCAGAATCTGGAGGTGTCTTATCCCCGCGGCAGAAATGTGTGGGGAAGCCTGACCTTCAAGCGTACCGATGAAGTGGTGGCACAAGTGCACAAGATCGCAAGGGAAATAATGCTGGAAGATTCCCTGGAGATGGAAGCGGCGCTGCTGAGTCACGGCCAGAAACAGTGGCTGGAAATCGGTATGCTGCTGATGCAGGAGCCGGAGCTATTGATGCTGGATGAGCCGGTGGCTGGCATGAGTGCCAAGGAGCGTGATCAGACCGCCGATCTGCTTAATCGCATCTGCCAGAACCGTTCGGTCATGGTAATCGAGCATGACATGGAATTCGTCAAGAAAATTGCCCACAAGGTCACGGTATTGCATCAGGGCAAGATACTCGCAGAGGGCACCATGGAACACGTGCAGGCTGATGAACGCGTCATTGAAGTTTATTTGGGTCACTAA
- the urtA gene encoding urea ABC transporter substrate-binding protein produces the protein MSKYDRRQFMKTAGAAVGASLALSMGVGAGSAFAADYSTAKVNTTKLAVTDKTVKVGILHSSTGTMAISETGSIQAEKLAIAQINAAGGILGRKIEIIQEDGASDWPTFAEKAKKLLENDHVATVFGCWTSASRKAALPVFEKDNGLLFYPTFYEGLEQSKNVFYTGQEATQQILAGLDWVAKEKKAKTYYLIGSDYIWPRTSMKIARKHIEQHLGGKVVGEEYIALGDTQFGSVINKIKLKKPDVIYAAVVGGSNVAWFKQLNAAGINSKKQTLLTISVTEDEVLGIGGENLEGFYSAMKYFQSLKNPNNEKFVADFRKMWGAKAVIGDVTQAAYLGPWLWKAGVERAGSFDVDKVVAALPGYEMKTAPEGYVKVDPNHHLWSKLRIGKWRADGQADVVYESGLIKPNPFPKGYQ, from the coding sequence ATGAGTAAGTATGATAGACGTCAATTTATGAAAACTGCCGGAGCGGCCGTCGGTGCTTCGCTGGCATTGAGCATGGGCGTGGGTGCGGGATCTGCGTTTGCAGCGGATTATTCGACTGCGAAAGTCAATACGACCAAGCTGGCGGTGACCGACAAGACCGTCAAGGTGGGGATACTGCATTCCTCTACCGGCACCATGGCGATCAGCGAAACCGGTTCGATTCAGGCAGAAAAATTGGCGATTGCTCAAATCAATGCTGCCGGCGGTATTTTGGGTCGCAAGATCGAAATCATCCAGGAGGATGGCGCCAGCGATTGGCCGACGTTTGCCGAAAAAGCCAAAAAACTGCTGGAAAACGATCACGTAGCGACGGTGTTCGGCTGCTGGACATCGGCTTCACGCAAGGCTGCATTGCCAGTGTTCGAGAAAGACAATGGTCTGTTGTTCTACCCGACTTTCTATGAAGGTCTGGAACAGTCCAAGAACGTGTTTTATACCGGTCAGGAAGCCACCCAGCAGATTCTTGCCGGCCTGGACTGGGTAGCGAAAGAAAAGAAAGCCAAAACCTACTACCTGATCGGCTCTGATTATATCTGGCCACGCACCTCGATGAAGATCGCCCGCAAGCATATCGAACAGCATCTGGGCGGCAAAGTGGTCGGTGAAGAATATATCGCGCTCGGCGATACCCAGTTCGGTTCCGTCATCAACAAGATCAAGCTGAAAAAACCTGACGTGATTTATGCGGCGGTGGTTGGCGGCAGTAACGTTGCATGGTTCAAGCAGCTGAACGCCGCAGGTATCAACTCCAAGAAACAAACCTTGCTGACAATTTCCGTGACTGAAGATGAAGTGCTGGGCATCGGTGGTGAGAATCTGGAAGGTTTCTATTCCGCGATGAAGTATTTCCAGAGCCTGAAAAATCCAAACAACGAAAAATTCGTTGCCGACTTCAGGAAGATGTGGGGTGCCAAAGCCGTTATCGGTGACGTGACTCAGGCCGCCTATCTTGGTCCATGGTTATGGAAAGCCGGTGTAGAGCGTGCAGGCAGCTTCGACGTCGACAAGGTGGTGGCCGCATTGCCAGGTTACGAGATGAAGACCGCCCCTGAAGGTTATGTCAAGGTCGACCCCAACCACCACCTCTGGAGCAAGCTGCGTATCGGTAAATGGCGTGCAGACGGCCAGGCTGACGTGGTGTATGAGTCCGGTCTGATCAAACCCAATCCTTTCCCTAAAGGTTATCAGTAA
- a CDS encoding TorF family putative porin has product MKVFKSKESVTSAAVIGALGCMFVSLPAAADVTGHLDVVSKYVLRGITTTYGSSGIPGGNANGDAPESEGPALQGGLDYVSDSGFYAGWWFSTLGYSYKSFNGQGTSMEHDLYAGYKGKIGAVGYQIGLTNYHYVPSSNATGYETMLGLSYNQFGLNAQTLLNDVSYGNKGDTYFTATYNDSVHFDALPKDLNVSAVIGYYTYKKTEATSTDLYVPYAANQVNSAFRHATLGVSYPFLKNVSGGLSYIFGGENRYGIKQDNQLVGNLSYTF; this is encoded by the coding sequence ATGAAGGTGTTTAAGTCTAAAGAAAGCGTTACCTCGGCTGCAGTTATCGGTGCATTAGGTTGCATGTTCGTATCCTTGCCTGCTGCAGCTGACGTGACCGGCCACCTTGACGTCGTGTCCAAATATGTCCTGCGCGGTATCACCACCACTTATGGTTCCAGCGGCATTCCAGGCGGCAACGCGAATGGCGATGCACCGGAGAGCGAAGGTCCTGCATTGCAAGGCGGTCTGGATTATGTGAGCGACAGCGGCTTTTATGCCGGCTGGTGGTTCTCGACTCTGGGTTACTCCTACAAGTCGTTTAACGGTCAGGGCACTTCCATGGAGCATGACCTGTATGCCGGATACAAAGGCAAGATCGGTGCAGTCGGTTATCAGATCGGCCTGACCAATTACCACTACGTGCCAAGCTCCAATGCCACCGGATATGAAACCATGCTGGGTCTGAGTTACAACCAGTTCGGTTTGAATGCGCAAACCTTGCTGAACGACGTTTCCTACGGTAACAAAGGCGACACTTACTTTACGGCGACCTATAACGACAGCGTCCATTTCGATGCGTTGCCGAAGGATCTCAATGTAAGCGCAGTCATCGGCTATTACACCTATAAAAAGACTGAAGCAACCAGTACTGATTTATATGTGCCTTACGCAGCCAATCAGGTTAACTCGGCATTCCGTCACGCGACGCTGGGTGTCAGCTATCCGTTCCTGAAGAATGTATCAGGTGGTCTTAGCTATATCTTCGGTGGCGAAAACCGTTACGGTATCAAGCAGGATAACCAGCTGGTCGGCAACCTGAGCTACACCTTCTAA
- a CDS encoding ABC transporter substrate-binding protein, whose amino-acid sequence MSIAPAKSFKKICLASMMLAAASINPVAAHAATSMKIGTVVWIGYGPFFVADAKDFYKKYDLKVTLQMFTDPALIPTAIASHSVDGGMLTYDQVIGSDAKGLAHKVVMPIDYSNGGDAIVATTAITRVTDFKGKKIGFNPLSPSDFLLSYAMKKNGLSEKDYEAVPMTPEAVPAAMASGGIPVGVTYEPSLSQILSQGGGKKFHVVFSSRNAPGLIADVLVFDQKYIQAHPKEIKGLIEAYVDGMAYMKAHPDESARIIGKAMGISGKEVMEQMSGVYNIPLAEMPKAFVKSAETTSYYASGEVISSILKNKGQITTIPATETTIDSQFVKSLVK is encoded by the coding sequence ATGTCAATAGCACCCGCCAAATCGTTCAAGAAAATCTGCCTTGCTTCAATGATGCTTGCTGCGGCAAGCATCAATCCTGTCGCTGCACACGCTGCCACCTCAATGAAAATCGGTACCGTCGTATGGATAGGCTATGGCCCGTTCTTCGTTGCCGATGCCAAGGACTTCTACAAAAAGTATGACCTCAAGGTCACCTTGCAAATGTTTACCGACCCTGCGCTTATCCCGACTGCGATCGCCAGCCACTCCGTGGACGGCGGCATGCTGACTTACGATCAGGTGATCGGATCGGACGCCAAAGGACTGGCACATAAGGTAGTCATGCCAATCGACTATTCGAACGGCGGTGACGCGATCGTGGCCACAACCGCCATTACCAGGGTCACCGACTTCAAAGGCAAGAAAATCGGTTTCAATCCTTTGTCCCCATCCGATTTCCTGCTGTCCTACGCGATGAAAAAGAACGGCCTCTCTGAAAAAGACTACGAAGCCGTGCCGATGACGCCGGAAGCCGTGCCTGCCGCGATGGCCTCAGGCGGTATCCCTGTCGGCGTAACGTATGAACCGAGCCTGTCGCAGATTCTGAGCCAGGGCGGCGGCAAGAAATTCCATGTGGTGTTCTCTTCCAGGAATGCACCGGGTCTGATCGCTGACGTGCTGGTATTCGACCAGAAATACATCCAGGCTCACCCCAAGGAAATCAAAGGCCTGATCGAAGCGTATGTGGACGGCATGGCTTACATGAAAGCGCACCCTGACGAATCGGCCAGGATCATCGGCAAAGCCATGGGTATCAGCGGCAAGGAAGTCATGGAGCAGATGAGCGGCGTGTATAACATCCCGCTGGCGGAAATGCCCAAGGCTTTCGTCAAATCAGCGGAAACCACTTCCTACTATGCCAGCGGCGAAGTCATCAGCAGCATCCTCAAGAACAAGGGTCAGATCACGACCATTCCTGCAACTGAAACCACGATCGACAGCCAGTTCGTCAAATCGCTGGTCAAGTAA